From Priestia filamentosa, a single genomic window includes:
- a CDS encoding aldehyde dehydrogenase family protein, which produces MKHYKMFIDGKWVDSISGRSFESINPGTGEVHAVVAEAGTEDVEYAVKSARQAFENGPWVRMDPSERGRLLYRVALKMREKAEFLAEIESADNGLPINETKLIEIPATIDVLEFYAGMTNKLSGETLASPMNRFNYTLREPLGVIGAIVPWNFPLMLTMWKVAPALAAGNTIVIKPAEQTPVSILELVKIFQEEGLPDGVINVVPGFGHTAGNALVSHPGIDKIAFTGSTRTGQLIMQSASKHLKPVSLELGGKSPNIIFDDANLEDAINMASFGIYFGQGQVCAAGSRIFVQDSIYEEFIERFIKKAQSIRVGNPLDSTTQMGPQVSNKQLEQIEKYVSIGIEEGANLVTGGERFTRAGDGYYFTPTVFENVTNQMTIAKEEIFGPVASIIRFSDEEDALQKANETIYGLASGVWTNDLKRAHRMARGIKAGTVWVNAYSFLDSGAPFGGTKQSGFGRELGVQALEMYTQTKHVWVDLNERAMNWYGG; this is translated from the coding sequence ATGAAACATTATAAGATGTTTATTGATGGAAAATGGGTTGATTCCATCTCAGGCAGAAGTTTTGAATCTATTAATCCTGGGACTGGGGAAGTACATGCCGTTGTAGCAGAGGCAGGAACAGAAGATGTAGAATATGCGGTTAAATCAGCTCGTCAAGCATTTGAAAATGGACCTTGGGTACGAATGGACCCAAGTGAACGGGGACGCTTATTATATAGGGTTGCCTTAAAAATGAGAGAGAAAGCAGAGTTTCTTGCTGAAATAGAATCAGCAGATAATGGATTGCCTATTAACGAGACTAAACTGATTGAAATACCAGCAACAATTGATGTTTTAGAGTTTTATGCGGGTATGACAAATAAGCTAAGTGGAGAAACATTGGCCTCTCCAATGAACCGATTTAATTATACATTAAGAGAACCTTTAGGCGTTATCGGAGCAATCGTTCCATGGAATTTTCCACTCATGCTTACAATGTGGAAAGTCGCTCCTGCTCTTGCAGCGGGAAATACTATTGTCATAAAACCGGCAGAGCAAACACCAGTTAGCATTTTAGAGTTAGTTAAGATATTCCAAGAGGAGGGTCTTCCGGACGGGGTCATCAATGTAGTACCAGGATTCGGTCATACAGCAGGTAATGCTCTAGTTTCTCATCCTGGAATTGATAAGATTGCTTTTACAGGTTCGACTCGTACAGGCCAACTTATTATGCAATCAGCAAGTAAACATTTAAAACCTGTTTCACTAGAGCTTGGTGGAAAATCACCAAATATTATATTCGATGATGCAAATTTAGAAGATGCGATAAATATGGCGTCTTTCGGAATCTATTTCGGCCAAGGACAAGTATGTGCAGCTGGATCTAGAATTTTTGTCCAAGATTCGATTTATGAGGAATTTATAGAACGCTTCATTAAAAAAGCCCAATCTATACGTGTTGGAAATCCACTTGATTCAACAACTCAAATGGGTCCTCAAGTTTCAAATAAACAGCTAGAACAAATTGAAAAGTACGTGTCAATAGGAATAGAAGAGGGAGCCAATCTAGTAACAGGAGGAGAACGCTTTACAAGAGCTGGAGATGGATACTACTTCACACCAACCGTTTTCGAAAATGTTACGAATCAAATGACGATTGCTAAAGAAGAGATTTTTGGACCAGTAGCTTCTATTATCCGATTTAGTGACGAAGAGGATGCCCTTCAAAAGGCAAATGAAACCATTTATGGATTAGCATCTGGAGTTTGGACAAATGACTTAAAACGTGCACATCGCATGGCACGCGGAATTAAAGCTGGGACCGTTTGGGTGAATGCCTATAGCTTTCTGGATAGTGGAGCCCCATTTGGCGGAACAAAACAAAGCGGATTTGGGCGTGAGTTAGGGGTACAAGCCCTAGAAATGTATACTCAAACAAAACATGTTTGGGTGGATTTAAATGAACGAGCAATGAACTGGTATGGTGGCTAA
- a CDS encoding helix-turn-helix transcriptional regulator, translating into MVICLPNVNNNSYLPSQPEFQSYTEYYVEHREKGLKNEPVLVFYQFKMRDIKEKVTVVPDGCIDILISCDKRLPGAKVCGNVSKSKCINLIPNTTYFGIRIPYLYHIQKMDYTLKELHDQELPLIELISMDNTIVERIVGEEYFIKRIDIFNRTLRNILLDFHTSSPVEQAIHFLYSTRGNISMNQLASEVGYSTRYLRKQFETHIGISPKLFSKIIRFQCSLNMLLNNNHSTIDDVIYENGYYDQSHLINEFRDFGYITPYRLTGRRYQRI; encoded by the coding sequence ATGGTGATTTGTTTACCTAACGTAAATAATAATAGCTATTTACCGTCCCAACCTGAATTTCAATCTTACACAGAGTATTATGTGGAACATAGGGAGAAAGGTTTAAAGAATGAGCCTGTTCTCGTTTTCTATCAATTTAAAATGAGAGATATAAAAGAGAAAGTTACGGTTGTGCCAGATGGATGTATTGATATTCTAATTAGTTGTGATAAACGTTTACCAGGGGCAAAGGTTTGTGGGAATGTTAGTAAAAGTAAGTGTATAAATCTAATCCCAAATACGACTTACTTTGGGATTAGAATTCCGTATCTCTATCATATTCAAAAAATGGACTATACTTTAAAGGAACTGCATGATCAAGAACTTCCTTTAATTGAGCTTATTTCAATGGATAATACAATTGTAGAAAGAATTGTAGGAGAAGAGTACTTTATAAAGAGGATAGATATATTTAATAGAACGTTGAGAAATATATTGCTTGATTTTCATACATCATCCCCTGTGGAACAAGCTATACATTTTCTTTACTCGACGAGGGGCAATATATCTATGAATCAATTAGCAAGTGAAGTAGGCTATTCAACAAGATATTTGCGTAAACAATTTGAAACTCACATTGGCATTTCCCCAAAACTGTTTAGTAAAATTATCAGGTTTCAATGTTCATTAAATATGCTGTTAAATAATAACCATTCCACTATAGATGATGTTATTTATGAAAATGGATATTATGATCAGTCCCATCTCATTAATGAATTTAGGGATTTTGGATATATAACCCCATATAGGCTTACTGGCAGAAGGTATCAAAGAATATGA
- a CDS encoding GNAT family N-acetyltransferase, translating into MNKVEIRRPRMEENEEIHQFFKTVIQDTFAKEGLSALLEDMENEIKDKKRYLKCDFDSCGKDRYFLIALDKKHNQVIGTIEYGPASDLINRCTNGELKEWNEIGTVFVHPNYQRMGIGTLLFNVMVLTLQNRKIKEFCLDSGYINAQKIWKKKLGEPRYLLKDYWGDGSDHMIWRKCTNDISIIFRT; encoded by the coding sequence GTGAATAAGGTTGAAATTAGGAGACCACGAATGGAAGAAAATGAAGAAATTCATCAATTTTTTAAAACCGTCATTCAAGATACATTTGCCAAAGAAGGTTTATCAGCGTTACTTGAGGATATGGAAAATGAAATTAAAGATAAGAAGAGATACTTAAAATGTGATTTTGATAGCTGTGGAAAGGACCGATATTTCCTAATAGCTCTGGATAAAAAGCATAATCAAGTTATTGGTACTATTGAATATGGTCCTGCTAGTGATCTGATTAATCGTTGTACAAATGGTGAATTAAAAGAATGGAATGAGATAGGAACGGTATTTGTTCATCCTAATTATCAAAGAATGGGTATAGGGACCCTACTTTTCAATGTAATGGTTCTTACCTTGCAGAATCGGAAAATTAAAGAATTTTGTTTGGATAGCGGATATATCAATGCCCAGAAAATATGGAAGAAAAAACTAGGGGAACCCCGTTATTTGCTGAAGGATTACTGGGGAGATGGAAGTGACCACATGATTTGGAGAAAATGTACAAACGATATTTCAATCATATTTAGGACATGA
- a CDS encoding AEC family transporter, giving the protein MMNIVLLLAFVKEMIGLYSMAAIGYVARKINILDANANEVITQLLLYITLPALILYSMNVPFSYSMGKELLILFISSLYVLLSACVIARLMRKRSKIASQRKNVFEALIIFGNQGFIGYTICYILFSEKGIIYATMFNFAYLLLIWSYGIYLFLRSTSSFPWKQVFFNPGILSTIAGLLIFLLPIGFPQFVSDILNTIGKMTIPLSMILIGSLLKNIKVKDVFLLLKNVSIWQIAIVKLIILPLILFPLTLLPLPFTLIGVAVLMSGMPCAPTVSLYALKYGGDSYFASLAVFFTTLCTLVTIPILYLVLMNITI; this is encoded by the coding sequence ATGATGAATATTGTACTCTTATTAGCTTTTGTTAAAGAGATGATTGGCTTATACAGTATGGCTGCAATAGGATATGTGGCGAGAAAAATCAATATTTTAGATGCTAATGCAAACGAGGTCATCACTCAGTTGCTCTTATATATTACTCTTCCAGCTCTTATATTGTATTCAATGAACGTTCCATTTTCCTATAGTATGGGAAAAGAATTATTGATTCTTTTTATTTCATCGTTATATGTGTTGTTATCGGCATGTGTTATAGCTCGGTTGATGAGGAAGCGTTCTAAAATAGCATCTCAGCGAAAAAATGTATTTGAAGCTTTAATCATATTTGGTAATCAAGGATTTATTGGTTATACCATTTGCTATATTCTATTTAGTGAAAAAGGGATTATATATGCTACCATGTTCAATTTTGCTTACTTACTACTTATTTGGAGCTATGGCATTTATTTGTTTCTTCGTTCTACATCTTCATTTCCATGGAAACAGGTTTTTTTTAATCCCGGTATCTTGTCAACAATAGCTGGTCTCCTTATCTTTCTTTTACCAATTGGATTCCCTCAATTTGTATCGGATATATTAAACACTATAGGGAAAATGACTATTCCTCTATCTATGATATTAATTGGTAGTTTACTGAAAAATATAAAGGTCAAAGATGTATTTCTTTTATTGAAAAATGTCTCAATCTGGCAAATAGCCATTGTTAAGTTGATTATTCTTCCGCTTATTCTTTTCCCTCTGACACTACTGCCTCTTCCATTTACATTGATTGGTGTAGCTGTCCTTATGTCTGGTATGCCTTGTGCACCTACTGTTTCCCTATACGCTCTCAAATATGGGGGAGATTCATATTTTGCCTCATTAGCCGTTTTTTTTACAACGCTTTGCACATTAGTCACTATCCCCATTTTGTATCTGGTTTTAATGAATATAACGATTTGA
- the hmpA gene encoding NO-inducible flavohemoprotein: MLDPKTIEIVQSTVPVLKEHSKEIGKRFYELLFAKEPDLYNMFNQTNQKRGIQQEALGYAVYAAGEHITNLEAIKPVIERISQKHRAIGVKAEQYPVVGETLLQAVKDVLGDAATDEIIEAWGKAYGYIADAFINLEKNLEEETKSQPGGWHGYRSFYVDKKVDESDNITSFYLKPADGKGIASYKAGQYLTLKATIPGEKYTHIRHYSLSESPGKPYYRISVKREDAHDDSPDGIVSNYLHNQVKVGEQLEFSAPAGDFVLDHSELPVVLISGGIGITPVFSMLNTLVETQSTRQVTFVHGATNSKTHAFKEYVAELAENQENVTSFICYSSPNKEDRMGHDFDKEGIIDREVLTSTVSSKESLFYLCGSIPFMESILNILVKWGVSRENIHYEAFSPLALFEEE; encoded by the coding sequence ATGCTTGACCCTAAAACAATTGAAATTGTGCAATCAACAGTACCGGTTTTAAAAGAACATAGTAAAGAAATTGGCAAAAGATTTTATGAGTTACTATTTGCAAAAGAGCCTGATTTGTACAATATGTTTAATCAAACAAATCAGAAACGCGGAATTCAGCAGGAAGCGTTAGGATACGCGGTTTATGCTGCAGGAGAACATATTACAAACTTAGAGGCTATCAAACCCGTAATCGAAAGAATTTCTCAAAAGCACCGTGCTATAGGGGTGAAAGCAGAGCAATATCCTGTGGTGGGGGAGACTTTACTTCAAGCAGTAAAAGATGTTTTAGGAGATGCTGCTACTGATGAAATTATTGAAGCCTGGGGAAAGGCCTATGGATATATTGCGGATGCCTTCATTAACCTTGAGAAGAATCTTGAAGAAGAAACAAAGAGTCAGCCTGGTGGATGGCATGGATATCGAAGTTTTTACGTAGATAAGAAAGTTGACGAAAGTGACAATATCACATCCTTTTATTTAAAACCTGCTGATGGAAAAGGCATTGCTTCTTACAAAGCTGGACAGTATTTGACGCTAAAAGCAACGATACCAGGTGAAAAGTATACTCATATTCGTCACTACAGTCTTTCAGAATCTCCAGGAAAACCGTATTATCGAATCAGTGTAAAACGTGAAGATGCTCATGATGATAGTCCAGACGGTATTGTCTCAAACTATTTACATAATCAAGTAAAAGTTGGAGAACAATTAGAATTTTCCGCTCCAGCAGGAGATTTTGTTCTTGATCATAGTGAATTACCCGTTGTGTTGATAAGTGGAGGGATTGGGATTACGCCTGTCTTCAGCATGCTAAATACTTTAGTTGAAACACAATCTACACGTCAAGTAACTTTTGTTCATGGAGCCACCAATAGTAAAACACATGCCTTTAAAGAATATGTAGCGGAATTAGCTGAGAATCAAGAAAACGTCACATCCTTTATTTGTTATAGCTCCCCTAATAAAGAGGACCGGATGGGACATGATTTTGATAAAGAAGGAATCATTGATCGAGAAGTATTAACATCTACTGTTTCTTCAAAAGAATCCTTATTTTACTTGTGTGGATCCATTCCATTTATGGAATCTATTCTGAACATATTAGTAAAATGGGGTGTATCAAGAGAAAATATTCATTATGAAGCATTTAGTCCCCTAGCACTTTTCGAAGAGGAGTGA
- a CDS encoding SDR family NAD(P)-dependent oxidoreductase — translation MTNLDGKVAIVTGGASGIGLATAKAFLEKGVKVVIGDYNNEAGVSVEKGLKKTYKDVLFITVNVADEQSVENLVSETVKHFGGLDIIFNNAGVGVQTPTHELTAEEYKRVISVNQDGVFYGIKYALRQMLKTGGGSIINTSSILGTVGEPTSIPYAASKGAVNLITKSVALEYADRNIRVNAVAPGFIETGLVNKEAMGEYYDGLVAKHPIGRLGEPKEIAHAVIFLAENDFVTGTTLLVDGGYTAK, via the coding sequence ATGACAAACTTAGATGGCAAAGTTGCAATTGTAACGGGTGGTGCTTCTGGTATCGGATTAGCTACTGCTAAAGCTTTTCTAGAAAAAGGAGTGAAAGTCGTTATTGGGGATTACAATAATGAAGCTGGAGTAAGCGTCGAAAAAGGGTTGAAAAAAACATATAAGGATGTTTTATTTATCACAGTTAATGTGGCTGATGAGCAATCAGTTGAAAATCTTGTTTCTGAAACCGTCAAACATTTTGGAGGGTTAGACATCATCTTTAACAATGCTGGGGTTGGTGTTCAAACACCTACTCACGAATTAACGGCTGAAGAATATAAGAGAGTGATTTCTGTGAACCAAGATGGTGTTTTTTACGGGATTAAATACGCTCTTCGTCAAATGCTTAAAACGGGTGGCGGTTCTATTATTAACACTTCTTCTATTTTGGGCACAGTTGGTGAACCAACTTCTATTCCATATGCTGCAAGTAAAGGTGCTGTCAATTTAATAACAAAGTCCGTTGCATTAGAATATGCGGATCGGAATATTCGAGTAAATGCTGTAGCTCCTGGATTTATTGAAACTGGACTAGTGAACAAAGAGGCAATGGGTGAGTACTATGATGGTCTAGTAGCCAAACATCCTATTGGTCGACTAGGTGAACCAAAGGAAATTGCACATGCTGTTATCTTCTTAGCTGAAAATGACTTTGTAACAGGTACAACACTTCTTGTTGACGGTGGATACACAGCTAAATAA
- a CDS encoding GNAT family N-acetyltransferase, translating into MPIMIRQESQEDYQKTEELVKQAFLQAEFSDQKEHELVHRIRTSDAFIPELSLVAVDNEIVGHIMLSKIKIVNDDRTVDSLALAPVSVSPNQQKKGIGSLLITHALKKAKELGYQSVIVLGHQDYYPKFGFKPASLWNIKSPFEVPAEVFMAMELTKDALKNIRGVVQYSQAFFE; encoded by the coding sequence ATGCCGATAATGATTAGACAAGAAAGTCAGGAGGATTATCAAAAAACAGAAGAACTTGTAAAACAAGCATTTTTACAAGCAGAGTTTAGCGATCAGAAAGAGCATGAACTTGTACATCGGATTAGAACATCGGATGCATTTATTCCTGAACTTTCATTAGTGGCAGTAGATAACGAAATTGTAGGTCATATTATGTTATCTAAAATTAAAATCGTAAATGATGACAGGACTGTAGATTCTCTGGCTCTTGCCCCAGTTTCTGTATCACCAAATCAACAGAAAAAGGGAATCGGAAGTTTATTAATTACTCATGCATTAAAAAAAGCAAAAGAGCTTGGTTATCAGTCTGTTATTGTATTAGGTCATCAAGATTATTATCCAAAATTCGGATTCAAACCAGCAAGTTTATGGAATATAAAATCACCATTCGAAGTCCCAGCCGAAGTCTTTATGGCCATGGAGTTAACTAAGGACGCTCTTAAAAACATACGGGGGGTTGTTCAATATTCTCAAGCATTTTTTGAATAA
- a CDS encoding endonuclease MutS2, translating to MNHATYEKLQYNELKQIVRSYCVSGLGKQLLDKLKPSTNIKIVKHRLNETTEAREILDAEGHVPFLGISNIDHTIQNLEKGMMLDPSELVSVSDFLRGCRKMKKFMMNKEFFAPLLTSYAHSMTEFKSIEEEINFSIKGNRVDSAASRELKRIRHNMAAAEEKIKERLNKFLNSSSHKKYIQEFFISKKDDRYTIPIKASYKNQVPGTVIEVSSKGSTVFIEPNTITKLNGELSSLKAEEAIEEYQILATLSGMLLENIHEIKINMDLISQYDMVFAKAKFSKHVGGIEPKLNDYGYIKLVHCKHPLLTREAVPLHFEIGKDYRSLIITGPNAGGKTIVLKTIGLVTLAAMSGFHIISNKETEIAVFDNIFVDIGDNQSIENALSTFSSHMKNVSEIMSASNNNTLLLFDEIGSGTEPNEGAALAISILEEFYQMGCITVATTHYGEIKRFSEMHSDFMNAAMQFNSDTLEPMYQLLIGKSGESNALWISRKMNVRENVLQRAKYYMENKGYHLERVDENKIRKPKVVKEKPEEKDEYRKGDRVKLLDYNDFGIIYREKDNFYNVVVFYNKEFVEVNVKRLSLEISAKELYPDGYDLETLFIDYTTRKTQHDIERGSKKALRKIQKEIRKNKG from the coding sequence ATGAATCATGCAACTTATGAAAAGTTACAATATAACGAATTAAAACAGATTGTTAGATCTTATTGTGTAAGTGGATTAGGTAAACAATTACTAGATAAATTAAAGCCAAGTACAAATATAAAAATAGTTAAACATCGCTTAAATGAAACAACAGAAGCACGAGAAATCTTAGACGCAGAGGGTCATGTGCCGTTTTTAGGCATATCTAATATTGATCATACAATACAAAATCTTGAAAAAGGGATGATGCTTGATCCAAGTGAGTTGGTAAGTGTATCAGACTTCTTAAGAGGGTGTAGAAAAATGAAAAAATTTATGATGAATAAAGAGTTTTTCGCTCCCCTATTAACATCTTACGCCCACTCAATGACTGAATTTAAAAGTATTGAAGAAGAAATTAATTTTTCAATTAAGGGAAATCGTGTAGATTCAGCGGCAAGTAGAGAGCTAAAACGAATACGGCATAACATGGCAGCGGCTGAGGAAAAAATAAAGGAACGCTTAAATAAATTTCTCAATAGCAGTTCACATAAAAAGTATATTCAAGAGTTCTTTATTAGTAAAAAAGATGATCGATATACAATTCCTATTAAAGCTTCCTATAAAAATCAGGTTCCAGGAACGGTAATTGAGGTTTCTTCTAAAGGTTCTACTGTCTTTATTGAGCCAAATACCATTACAAAGCTAAATGGGGAACTCTCAAGTCTAAAAGCTGAAGAGGCGATAGAAGAGTATCAAATATTAGCTACGTTATCAGGAATGCTTTTAGAGAATATTCATGAAATCAAGATCAATATGGACCTGATTAGTCAATATGATATGGTGTTTGCGAAGGCAAAGTTCAGTAAGCATGTTGGAGGGATAGAACCGAAGTTAAATGATTATGGATATATCAAATTGGTCCATTGTAAACATCCCCTTTTAACAAGAGAAGCTGTGCCACTTCATTTTGAGATAGGGAAAGATTATCGTAGCTTGATTATTACGGGTCCTAATGCTGGCGGGAAAACCATTGTTCTAAAAACCATCGGGTTAGTCACATTAGCAGCCATGTCAGGCTTTCACATTATTTCAAACAAAGAAACGGAAATAGCCGTATTTGACAACATCTTTGTTGATATTGGAGACAATCAAAGTATAGAGAATGCGCTAAGTACATTTTCATCTCATATGAAAAATGTATCAGAGATTATGAGCGCATCCAACAATAATACCCTTTTACTATTTGATGAAATAGGAAGTGGTACAGAGCCGAATGAAGGAGCTGCACTTGCAATTTCAATTTTAGAGGAATTTTACCAAATGGGATGTATAACAGTAGCGACAACTCATTATGGCGAAATTAAACGTTTCTCAGAAATGCACAGCGATTTTATGAATGCAGCAATGCAATTTAATAGCGATACATTAGAACCAATGTATCAATTATTAATAGGAAAATCAGGAGAAAGTAACGCGCTTTGGATTTCTAGAAAAATGAATGTACGAGAAAATGTTCTACAAAGAGCGAAGTACTATATGGAGAACAAAGGATATCATTTAGAGCGGGTAGATGAGAATAAAATCAGAAAACCTAAGGTTGTTAAAGAAAAGCCTGAAGAAAAGGATGAATACAGAAAAGGCGATCGTGTGAAATTATTAGATTACAATGACTTTGGGATTATCTATAGAGAAAAGGATAATTTCTATAATGTTGTAGTGTTCTACAATAAAGAATTTGTAGAAGTAAATGTTAAGCGTCTTTCCCTAGAAATATCAGCAAAGGAACTATATCCAGACGGCTATGATTTAGAGACCTTGTTTATCGATTATACTACCCGAAAAACACAGCATGATATAGAACGCGGTTCCAAAAAGGCGCTTCGTAAAATTCAAAAAGAGATAAGAAAAAATAAAGGATGA
- a CDS encoding glycerophosphodiester phosphodiesterase family protein yields MKFLKKVFKRRTTWLIFGVIIAFIYFNNSSLLAQKRESQPFLLAHRGVAQTFTMKDIQNDTCTAERIYKPEHNFLENTIPSMKAAFEDGADMVELDVHITKDNQFAVFHDWTIDCRTNGRGVTRDYTMAELKKLDIGYGYTADGGKTYPFRGKGVNLMPSLNEVMEYFPHQAFLIHVKSNDPEEGRQLAQYLSHFSKKRLENITVYGGDEPIDSLKKEMPNLKVMSKATMKACLIPYIATGWTGNVPNACENTELHIPEKIAPILWGWPNRFLNRMDDVNTRTIIVGGNGSEFSTGFDSVQDLKRLPNDYSGGIWTNRIDKIGDYYRKNEE; encoded by the coding sequence ATGAAGTTTTTAAAAAAAGTTTTTAAACGTAGAACTACATGGCTTATTTTCGGAGTGATCATAGCTTTTATTTACTTTAATAATAGTTCTTTACTAGCTCAGAAAAGAGAGAGTCAGCCCTTTTTGCTTGCTCATAGGGGCGTTGCGCAAACATTTACTATGAAAGATATTCAAAATGATACATGTACAGCTGAAAGGATTTACAAACCGGAGCACAATTTTTTAGAAAATACCATTCCATCTATGAAAGCTGCTTTTGAGGATGGAGCTGATATGGTTGAACTTGACGTGCATATCACAAAAGACAATCAATTTGCCGTATTTCATGATTGGACAATAGATTGCCGAACAAATGGAAGGGGCGTTACAAGGGATTATACAATGGCTGAGTTAAAAAAATTAGATATTGGATACGGATATACGGCTGATGGGGGAAAAACATATCCTTTTCGAGGTAAGGGAGTTAATCTTATGCCTTCCTTGAATGAAGTAATGGAATATTTTCCTCATCAAGCATTTCTTATTCATGTAAAAAGTAATGATCCAGAGGAAGGAAGACAATTAGCACAGTATTTATCCCATTTTTCTAAGAAACGGTTGGAAAATATAACGGTTTATGGGGGAGACGAACCGATTGATTCATTGAAAAAGGAAATGCCAAATTTAAAAGTTATGTCCAAAGCAACGATGAAAGCTTGTCTTATTCCATATATAGCAACAGGATGGACAGGGAATGTACCAAATGCCTGTGAAAATACAGAATTACATATACCAGAAAAAATCGCTCCTATCCTCTGGGGATGGCCAAACCGCTTTTTAAATCGAATGGATGATGTCAATACTCGTACAATTATTGTTGGTGGGAATGGAAGTGAATTTTCAACTGGTTTTGATTCTGTTCAAGATTTAAAAAGGCTTCCAAACGATTACTCAGGGGGCATATGGACCAACCGTATAGATAAAATAGGGGATTATTATCGGAAAAATGAAGAGTGA
- a CDS encoding GrpB family protein: protein MTEEKVYFQAEYVFRQAAETLFLEEKTKLQSLFPHAEIHHVGSTAVPGSLTKGDVDIQVIVNQEHFNSSKEVLVKYYHINAGSVSSDTFISFKDDARNPPLGIQLTVRNSSLDIFWKITEVLKENENLRQQYNQIKQEFNGESMEEYREAKARFLTNLMKTNDYKNKGK, encoded by the coding sequence ATTACGGAAGAGAAAGTTTACTTTCAAGCAGAATATGTATTTCGTCAAGCAGCTGAAACGTTATTCTTAGAAGAAAAAACAAAGTTACAGTCGTTATTTCCCCATGCGGAAATTCATCATGTAGGAAGTACAGCTGTACCCGGAAGTCTTACTAAAGGGGATGTAGATATTCAAGTAATAGTGAATCAAGAGCATTTTAATTCATCAAAAGAGGTTCTAGTAAAATACTATCATATCAATGCAGGAAGTGTGTCATCTGATACATTTATTTCGTTTAAGGATGACGCCAGAAACCCTCCTTTAGGTATCCAATTAACAGTGAGAAACTCATCTCTCGATATATTTTGGAAAATCACAGAGGTTTTAAAGGAAAACGAAAATTTGAGACAACAATATAATCAAATTAAACAAGAATTTAACGGTGAAAGTATGGAAGAGTATAGAGAAGCTAAAGCGAGGTTCTTAACAAATCTCATGAAAACGAATGATTACAAGAATAAGGGGAAATAA
- a CDS encoding 3-oxoacyl-ACP reductase, whose amino-acid sequence MNLKQKIVLITGASRGIGAEMARQFGTTGSIVVINYLNNEHLAGKVVREIEEMGGQSVAIRADVTDSNQVNEMIEAIVDSFGAIDVVVNNALSHYTFNPKTRKTAWEMEWEDYNKQWEGSVRGAYNICKAAMPHMKNQMSGRMINIVSNLIHFPIVPYHDYTTAKMSLLGYTRNLAKELGGFGITVNAVAPGLTYPTDSSHETKEDVRNEIIQLTPLHRLAQPKDIAGSVLFLASDLASFITGQCLNVDGGLVMH is encoded by the coding sequence ATGAATTTAAAGCAGAAAATAGTATTAATTACAGGAGCAAGCAGGGGAATTGGAGCTGAGATGGCTAGACAGTTTGGTACCACAGGATCAATTGTTGTTATTAATTATTTGAACAATGAGCACCTGGCGGGTAAAGTTGTTAGGGAAATTGAGGAAATGGGTGGTCAATCCGTTGCGATTAGGGCAGATGTGACAGATAGCAATCAAGTAAATGAAATGATAGAAGCCATTGTTGATTCTTTTGGTGCCATTGATGTAGTTGTAAACAATGCATTAAGTCACTATACCTTTAACCCTAAAACGAGAAAAACAGCGTGGGAGATGGAATGGGAAGATTACAACAAACAATGGGAAGGAAGCGTACGTGGCGCTTATAATATATGTAAGGCTGCAATGCCTCATATGAAGAACCAAATGTCAGGAAGAATGATTAATATAGTTAGTAACTTAATACATTTTCCAATTGTTCCTTATCACGACTATACAACAGCGAAGATGTCACTGCTTGGGTATACCCGAAATCTTGCCAAGGAATTAGGAGGTTTTGGTATCACTGTTAATGCTGTTGCTCCAGGTCTGACTTATCCAACTGATTCTAGCCATGAGACAAAAGAGGATGTCAGAAACGAAATTATTCAATTGACACCTTTGCACCGCTTGGCCCAGCCTAAAGATATTGCTGGCAGCGTATTATTTTTAGCTTCTGATTTGGCCTCTTTTATTACGGGTCAATGCTTAAATGTCGATGGTGGATTAGTAATGCATTAA